The proteins below come from a single Perca flavescens isolate YP-PL-M2 chromosome 8, PFLA_1.0, whole genome shotgun sequence genomic window:
- the dnaaf4 gene encoding dynein axonemal assembly factor 4 produces the protein MPLLVTDYSWTQTDSTVFISVPLKGRKVEKVDIVSTEEYLKVHYPPYLFEAFLFEPVDDDRSTAKVGNGVAVISLSKRTNKVWEHLMITTNDKEKKKEIRERALLTYQEKLSSESRSKVEKQHAEKKYALEIMMKLEKEERDSIQKMKDNEREKTTAELAAWQLRQKQKAEEEAQLKLQSQRDNQNKRAMTEKKWTEGSVGGTVNLDQRGNSEGKSKRKQANLPAPRLTGNIQVTFTPRIFPTALRESRVPEEEDWLKKQAEARRAVNADDKELKDLKEEERNPDWLKDKGDKYFASGDYLSAVNAYSLAIRLNRKIPALYSNRAACHLKLKNLHKAIEDSSQALDLLTPPVVANAAARARAHVRRGSAFCQLQLYAEGLQDYQAALKISPHNEVLQADTQRIKDIIQGTDPETQ, from the exons ATGCCGTTGCTAGTAACAGACTATTCATGGACACAGACAGACTCGACGGTTTTCATAAGTGTGCCTTTAAAAGGAAGGAAAGTTGAGAAAGTGGACATCGTGTCTACAGAAGAATACCTCAAG GTGCATTACCCTCCATATCTGTTTGAAGCCTTCCTGTTTGAACCTGTTGATGATGACCGAAGCACAGCTAAGGTTGGAAATGGAGTTGCAGTCATCAGTTTGTCAAAGAGGACCAATAAAGTGTGGGAGCATCTGATGATAACTACAA atgataaagaaaaaaagaaggagaTCAGAGAAAGGGCTCTGTTGACATACCAGGAAAAGCTTTCTTCAGAGTCCAGATCCAAGGTTGAAAAACAGCATGCAGAGAAAAAATATGCACTAGAGATAATGATGAAG CTTGAAAAGGAGGAAAGAGACAGTATCCAGAAAATGAAGGACAATGAGCGAGAGAAAACCACAGCAGAGTTGGCAGCATGGCAActgagacagaaacaaaaaGCAGAGGAAGAAGCCCAACTCAAACTCCAAAGTCAGAGAGACAATCAAAACAAACGAGCCATGACAGAGAAGAAGTGGACTGAAGGTTCAGTTGGAGGAACTGTCAATCTGG ACCAAAGAGGCAACAGTGAAGGGAAGAGCAAGAGAAAACAAGCAAACCTGCCTGCTCCAAGACTCACTGGAAACATTCAAGTCACGTTTACCCCACGAATTTTCCCAACAGCTCTCAGGGAATCAAGAGTACCAGAAGAGGAAGAC TGGCTCAAAAAACAAGCTGAAGCCAGGCGTGCAGTAAACGCAGATGATAAAGAGCTGAAGGACCtgaaagaagaggagaggaaccCTGACTGGTTAAAGGACAAAGGAGA CAAATATTTTGCGAGTGGGGACTACCTGAGTGCAGTGAATGCCTACAGCCTGGCTATCCGACTCAACAGAAAGATCCCAGCCCTGTATTCAAACAGGGCTGCTTGTCATCTGAAGTTGAAAAATCTTCACAAGGCCATTGAGGATTCCTCTCAG GCACTTGATCTGTTGACTCCACCAGTTGTTGCCAATGCAGCTGCCAGAGCCAGAGCCCATGTCCGCCGAGGATCTGCTTTCTGCCAGCTACAGCTCTATGCAGAAG GGCTACAAGACTACCAAGCTGCTCTAAAGATTTCCCCTCACAACGAAGTGctgcaggcagacacacagagaatcAAAGACATTATTCAAGGCACTGACCCTGAGACACagtga